A window from Cyprinus carpio isolate SPL01 chromosome A11, ASM1834038v1, whole genome shotgun sequence encodes these proteins:
- the LOC122146695 gene encoding keratin, type I cytoskeletal 47 kDa-like: MVGNCDYIQLNENGTMLNLNDCLASCLRCSLEAANAILERQIREYYEKKGLIAQRDYRHYRNTINCLKEKVLLATINNANILLQIDNSKLAADDLKIKCEHELVVRQSVEADIANLRYLLDQTTLTKADLEIQIQEDLACLKKNHQEEAALFCQLTNTKVCVEVDAAPQQDLNKVLDDICCHYESIINKHRRKQECWFKEKVRLQPLFL; encoded by the exons ATGGTTGGAAACTGTGACTACATTCAGCTAAATGAGAATGGCACCATGCTGAACCTGAATGACTGTCTGGCGTCCTGCCTGAGGTGCTCACTGGAGGCTGCCAATGCCATCCTGGAAAGGCAGATCCGTGAGTACTATGAGAAGAAAGGGCTGATCGCACAGAGGGACTACAGACACTACAGGAACACCATCAATTGCCTGAAGGAAAAGGTACTCTTG GCTACCATCAACAATGCCAACATCCTCCTGCAGATCGACAACTCTAAACTGGCTGCTGATGACTTGAAGATAAA ATGTGAGCATGAGTTAGTAGTGCGACAGTCTGTGGAGGCCGACATTGCTAACCTGCGCTACTTGCTGGACCAGACGACCCTGACAAAGGCCGACCTGGAGATTCAGATTCAGGAAGATCTAGCATGTCTGAAGAAGAACCACCAGGAG GAGGCAGCACTATTCTGTCAGTTGACAAACACAAAAGTGTGTGTGGAAGTGGATGCTGCTCCTCAGCAAGACCTGAACAAGGTTTTAGACGACATCTGTTGCCATTATGAGAGCATCATAAACAAACACCGCAGAAAACAGGAGTGCTGGTTCAAAGAGAAGGTGAGACTTCAGCCTCTGTTTCTTTGA